From Planococcus halocryophilus, the proteins below share one genomic window:
- a CDS encoding ribonuclease J translates to MSKIKNEVIRVIPLGGVGEIGKAMYVIEIDEDLFVVDSGLMFPEDEMLGVDIVIPDMTFLVENKDRVKGVFLTHGHEDAIGSIAYLLKKIQVPVYGSKLTIALAKEHIKEQGSLKHVKFFEVTNKSRMNFDKTHVTFFHTTHSIPDALGIVFHTSEGAIVHTGEFKFDQSAKGSYKPDIAKMAKLGEDGVLMLLSDSTEAERPGYTTSEIVVADHILSAFLAAEGRVLVSLYSSNFIRIQQVFDIAAATGKKVAVAGRSLESSYEVGLRLGYLTVDEDTVISLKDLENYRDDEVVIIVTGNQGEPLEALDKMVRKQHKDVKIKATDTVLITFTPSPGMEVPMFQTMNKLAKAGANVLTSSKKVHVSGHGSQEDLKMMLNMMKPKYFIPIQGEYKMLIAHSKLAQQVGLNKSEIFIADKGDIVEYKGGKVRMSGRVTAGNVLIDGIGIGDVGNIVLRDRKLLSQDGIFIVVVTLNRKEKKIASGPEMISRGFVYVRESEELMEESTRLVRKVVEKYVTRDAFEWNNIKQEIRDTLNSYLFQQTKRRPMIIPIIMEY, encoded by the coding sequence TTGAGTAAAATTAAAAATGAAGTAATAAGAGTTATCCCTTTAGGCGGCGTCGGCGAAATCGGCAAAGCTATGTATGTAATTGAAATTGACGAAGATTTGTTTGTCGTAGACAGCGGATTGATGTTCCCGGAAGATGAGATGCTTGGCGTGGATATCGTCATTCCGGATATGACTTTCTTAGTAGAAAACAAAGATCGCGTGAAAGGTGTTTTCTTAACACACGGACATGAAGATGCGATTGGATCAATCGCTTATTTATTGAAAAAAATCCAAGTGCCTGTTTATGGATCGAAATTAACAATTGCATTGGCTAAAGAACATATTAAAGAACAAGGTTCTTTAAAACATGTGAAGTTTTTTGAGGTTACGAACAAAAGCCGCATGAACTTTGATAAAACACATGTGACTTTTTTCCATACAACACATAGTATTCCTGACGCATTAGGCATTGTCTTCCACACATCAGAAGGCGCAATTGTGCATACGGGCGAATTTAAATTCGACCAATCAGCTAAAGGTAGCTATAAGCCTGATATCGCAAAAATGGCGAAATTAGGAGAAGATGGCGTCTTGATGCTGTTGTCTGATTCAACAGAAGCAGAACGTCCAGGTTATACAACATCAGAAATTGTTGTGGCTGACCATATTTTGTCTGCTTTTCTAGCAGCTGAAGGCCGTGTACTTGTATCATTGTATTCATCAAACTTTATCCGCATCCAGCAGGTATTTGATATTGCGGCAGCGACAGGTAAAAAGGTTGCAGTAGCAGGTAGAAGTCTTGAGAGCAGCTACGAAGTCGGTTTAAGACTTGGGTATTTGACTGTTGATGAAGACACGGTTATTTCATTGAAGGACTTGGAAAACTATCGAGATGATGAAGTTGTTATTATCGTTACAGGTAACCAAGGTGAACCACTAGAAGCACTGGATAAAATGGTTCGCAAGCAACACAAAGACGTTAAGATCAAAGCAACGGACACAGTATTAATCACATTCACACCATCACCCGGTATGGAAGTTCCGATGTTCCAAACAATGAACAAATTGGCGAAAGCTGGAGCAAACGTGTTGACTTCAAGTAAAAAAGTTCACGTTTCGGGCCATGGCAGTCAAGAAGATTTGAAAATGATGCTGAATATGATGAAGCCAAAGTATTTCATTCCAATTCAAGGTGAATACAAAATGCTCATTGCGCATTCTAAATTAGCCCAACAAGTTGGTTTGAACAAGTCTGAAATTTTTATCGCAGATAAAGGCGATATCGTAGAATATAAAGGTGGCAAAGTTCGCATGAGCGGACGTGTTACAGCTGGAAATGTGTTAATTGATGGAATTGGTATAGGCGATGTCGGAAATATCGTACTTCGCGATCGTAAATTACTATCACAAGATGGTATTTTCATTGTCGTAGTTACATTAAACCGTAAAGAGAAGAAGATTGCATCTGGTCCGGAAATGATTTCACGCGGGTTCGTCTATGTTCGTGAATCAGAGGAACTTATGGAAGAATCGACGCGTCTTGTTCGTAAAGTCGTTGAAAAATACGTCACTAGAGATGCATTTGAGTGGAACAATATTAAACAAGAAATTCGTGACACATTGAATTCTTATTTGTTCCAACAAACAAAACGTCGTCCAATGATTATCCCAATTATTATGGAATACTAA
- a CDS encoding M16 family metallopeptidase, producing MVTTQTCKNGLRIVSEQIPHFHSVAMGVFVNNGSRDELPEENGITHFIEHMLFKGTDSRTAKEIAREFDRIGGDINAYTSKEYTCYYAKVLDHHAEHAVTVLADMFFNSQMDPEEFDKERQVILEEISMTEDMPDDDVHEQLWRVMYPQNSIGAPILGTAETLAGFTPEKIRDYMDRHYTPANTVVSVAGNITPALLEKIESLFGDFEKEESPKKYELPNFTSGYSLKNKETEQGHLCLGYPGLSLNDPDIYNVTVLNNIIGGSMSSRLFQEIREKRGLAYSIFSYHSAYSDHGTLAIYGGTSDEQMAEMQQVILSLLKELKNGGITEQEITDSKEQLKGSLMLGLESTSARMSRNGRHELLLGKHQSYEEVLTQIDQVSLEKVMELLEILVETPAISIIRPKEASLV from the coding sequence ATGGTGACTACACAGACTTGCAAAAATGGATTGCGCATTGTTTCCGAACAAATCCCACATTTTCATTCTGTCGCAATGGGTGTCTTTGTAAACAACGGCTCCCGAGATGAATTGCCAGAAGAAAATGGCATTACCCATTTTATCGAACATATGCTGTTTAAAGGAACAGATTCCCGAACAGCTAAAGAAATCGCTCGTGAATTTGATCGTATTGGCGGCGATATTAATGCTTATACGTCAAAAGAATATACATGCTACTATGCCAAAGTATTAGATCATCATGCAGAACACGCAGTAACAGTGCTTGCAGATATGTTTTTCAATTCTCAAATGGATCCAGAAGAATTTGATAAAGAACGTCAAGTTATTCTTGAAGAAATTAGCATGACGGAAGATATGCCTGATGACGATGTTCATGAACAGCTTTGGCGTGTTATGTATCCGCAAAATTCAATTGGCGCACCGATACTTGGAACTGCTGAAACTTTAGCGGGATTTACACCAGAGAAAATTCGTGATTATATGGACCGCCACTACACGCCAGCAAACACTGTGGTATCAGTAGCAGGGAATATCACTCCGGCGTTATTAGAGAAGATTGAATCGTTATTTGGGGACTTTGAAAAAGAAGAAAGCCCCAAAAAATATGAACTTCCTAATTTCACGTCGGGCTATTCATTAAAAAACAAAGAAACGGAACAAGGTCATTTATGCCTTGGTTATCCCGGCTTATCTTTAAACGATCCAGATATTTATAATGTTACGGTGTTAAACAATATCATTGGGGGCTCTATGTCTTCAAGGTTGTTCCAAGAAATTAGAGAGAAACGAGGTCTAGCTTACTCTATTTTCTCTTATCATTCGGCGTATTCTGACCACGGAACTTTAGCAATATACGGAGGAACTTCAGATGAGCAAATGGCTGAAATGCAACAAGTCATTTTAAGCTTACTAAAAGAACTAAAAAATGGTGGTATAACAGAGCAGGAAATCACAGATTCCAAAGAGCAGTTAAAAGGCAGTTTAATGCTTGGACTTGAAAGTACTAGCGCACGCATGAGCCGCAACGGCAGACATGAATTGCTACTAGGAAAACACCAGTCATATGAAGAAGTATTGACACAAATCGACCAAGTTTCACTCGAAAAAGTAATGGAACTATTAGAAATTCTAGTAGAAACACCAGCTATTTCTATAATCCGACCGAAAGAAGCTTCCTTAGTTTAA
- the truB gene encoding tRNA pseudouridine(55) synthase TruB: MALNGILPLWKEKGMTSHDCVFKLRKILQTKKVGHTGTLDPEVDGVLPICIGSTTKVAEYITDQGKTYEAEVTIGYSTETEDATGETVDTDPSEKVITREQVEEVLLQLTGNIKQIPPMYSAVKVNGKKLYEYARQGIPVERPERTVRIDSIELMDDDSQWSGQQIKFNIRIRCGKGTYIRTLAVQIGQALGYPAHMSRLTRTESGKFSQQDCITLAEVAELAQNGHIGDVLKPLSYGLSLFPFMEIESKQIFAVKNGQVLARHSILDQMGFVVLTYKGQPVALYKNHPEKADKMKPEKMFGFPTADEV, translated from the coding sequence AAAGGAATGACTTCACACGACTGTGTTTTTAAATTGAGAAAAATTTTGCAAACAAAAAAGGTAGGACATACAGGCACTCTAGATCCTGAAGTAGACGGCGTGTTGCCAATTTGTATCGGTAGCACCACAAAAGTAGCGGAGTATATTACCGACCAAGGAAAGACCTATGAAGCGGAAGTGACGATTGGGTATTCAACTGAAACAGAAGACGCTACGGGCGAAACTGTGGATACAGACCCATCAGAAAAAGTCATCACACGCGAACAAGTAGAAGAGGTGTTGCTTCAATTAACAGGGAACATTAAGCAAATTCCACCCATGTATTCGGCCGTTAAGGTAAATGGCAAAAAATTATACGAATATGCACGTCAAGGAATTCCTGTTGAGCGACCAGAGCGAACAGTCCGAATCGACTCAATCGAATTGATGGATGACGATAGTCAGTGGTCTGGTCAGCAAATCAAATTCAATATTCGCATACGTTGTGGAAAAGGAACTTATATCCGCACCTTGGCTGTGCAAATAGGGCAAGCTTTAGGATACCCTGCGCATATGTCTAGACTGACACGGACAGAATCGGGGAAATTCAGCCAACAGGATTGCATAACACTTGCTGAAGTGGCTGAACTTGCTCAAAATGGACATATCGGTGATGTTTTGAAACCGCTAAGTTATGGCTTAAGTCTGTTTCCTTTCATGGAAATTGAATCTAAACAGATTTTTGCTGTGAAAAATGGACAAGTACTTGCACGGCACTCTATACTCGACCAAATGGGATTTGTCGTATTGACGTATAAAGGACAGCCTGTAGCACTTTACAAAAATCATCCTGAAAAAGCGGACAAAATGAAACCTGAAAAAATGTTCGGTTTTCCGACAGCAGACGAGGTGTAG
- the rpsO gene encoding 30S ribosomal protein S15, with amino-acid sequence MAITQERKNELISEYKVHDTDTGSAEIQIAILTEDINNLNEHLRTHKKDHHSRRGLFKMVGRRRNLLKYLRENEVARYRELIARLGLRR; translated from the coding sequence ATGGCAATCACACAAGAACGCAAAAATGAATTGATTAGCGAATACAAAGTGCACGACACTGATACTGGGTCTGCAGAGATTCAAATCGCTATTCTTACAGAAGACATCAACAACTTGAATGAGCACTTACGTACTCACAAAAAAGATCATCACTCACGTCGTGGTCTATTCAAAATGGTTGGACGCCGTCGTAACTTGCTAAAATACTTACGTGAAAACGAAGTAGCTCGCTACCGTGAGTTAATCGCAAGACTTGGCCTACGCCGTTAA
- a CDS encoding aspartate-semialdehyde dehydrogenase gives MLKTYNVAIMGATGAVGQQMKEQLEKRKFPIKDIVFLSSSRSAGKEIEFNGKSYTVQEAKPESFEGIDIALFSAGGSVSEKFAPEAVKRGAIVIDNTSAFRMDKEVPLVVPEVNKDDLRLHKGIIANPNCSTIQMVCALQPLKELYGMTKVVVSTYQAVSGAGIDAINELKSQAADFDNAKNAEAKVLPVKSAEHHYPIAFNVVPQIDQFTDNGYTFEEMKMINETKKILHDDSLAVAATCVRLPVVTGHSESVYVELEKAATVDQVKQAMIDAPGVELMDDPSNQIYPMPLMTAGLDDVFVGRIRQDLDNPNGFHLWVVSDNLVKGAALNSVQIAEALIEENII, from the coding sequence ATTTTGAAAACATATAACGTGGCAATTATGGGAGCAACAGGAGCAGTTGGTCAGCAAATGAAAGAACAATTGGAGAAACGAAAATTCCCGATAAAAGATATCGTCTTTTTGTCTTCTAGTCGTTCTGCTGGAAAAGAAATTGAATTCAATGGCAAAAGCTATACAGTGCAAGAAGCAAAGCCAGAATCGTTTGAAGGCATCGATATCGCGTTGTTTAGTGCCGGTGGCAGTGTTTCAGAGAAGTTTGCACCGGAAGCTGTTAAACGCGGAGCAATTGTCATTGATAATACGAGCGCATTCCGTATGGACAAAGAAGTACCGCTAGTTGTACCTGAAGTAAACAAAGATGATTTACGTTTGCACAAAGGTATTATTGCTAACCCAAACTGTTCTACGATTCAAATGGTTTGTGCGTTACAGCCATTAAAAGAATTGTACGGTATGACAAAGGTTGTCGTTTCTACCTATCAAGCTGTGTCAGGTGCTGGAATTGATGCGATTAATGAGTTGAAATCGCAAGCTGCTGATTTTGATAATGCAAAAAATGCAGAAGCAAAAGTGTTGCCGGTTAAATCAGCTGAACATCATTACCCGATTGCTTTTAATGTGGTTCCGCAAATCGATCAATTCACTGACAATGGTTATACATTTGAAGAAATGAAAATGATCAATGAAACGAAAAAAATACTGCATGATGATTCTTTAGCAGTGGCAGCAACGTGTGTACGTTTACCGGTAGTCACTGGTCATTCAGAATCTGTCTATGTAGAACTAGAAAAAGCAGCAACTGTCGATCAAGTTAAACAAGCAATGATCGATGCGCCAGGTGTTGAACTAATGGACGACCCTTCAAATCAAATTTACCCGATGCCATTAATGACGGCTGGACTAGATGATGTGTTTGTTGGGCGTATTCGTCAGGATTTAGATAACCCGAATGGCTTCCACCTATGGGTCGTTTCGGATAATTTGGTTAAAGGCGCAGCTTTAAATTCTGTCCAAATTGCTGAAGCGTTAATCGAGGAAAATATTATTTGA
- the pnp gene encoding polyribonucleotide nucleotidyltransferase: MEQTKKVYTLDWAGRELQVEVGQLAKQANGAALIRYGDTAVLSTATASKTPKPLDFFPLTVNYEERLYAVGKIPGGFIKREGRPSEKATLTSRLIDRPIRPLFPDGFRNEVQVISMVMSVDQDCPSEMAAMFGSSLALMISDIPFGGPIAGVIVGLIDGQYIINPTNDQLEQSSINLIVAGTKDAINMVEAGAKEVSEEIILEAIMFGHEEIKKLIAFQEQIAEEVGKAKSDIKLYELDAELTSSLKDAVETDLNTAVQINEKQARNEAIDEVKARAMAAYEESDDAVKKQAGQILDKMVKDEVRRLITDEKIRPDGRGPSEIRPLSSEVGILNRTHGSGLFTRGQTQAMSICTLGALGDVQIIDGLGIEDTKRFMHHYNFPLFSVGETGFLRGPGRREIGHGALGERALEAVIPNEKDFPYTIRLVAEVLESNGSTSQASICASTLAMMDAGVPLTAPVAGIAMGLVKKGDNYTVLSDIQGMEDHLGDMDFKVAGTAKGITALQMDIKIDGLSREILEEALTQAQIGRIHILESMLATIAEPRTTLSKYAPKIIMVKINPDKIRDVIGPGGKVINKIIDETGVKIDTEQDGTIFISSVDEEMNAKAKAMIENIVREAKVGEYYEGKVKRIEKFGAFVELFPGKDGLLHISEIQEERTKEVEDVLKMDQIIQVKVIEIDRQGRVNLSRKVVLKEQKEAAEKQNQE; encoded by the coding sequence ATGGAGCAAACAAAAAAAGTCTACACACTAGATTGGGCAGGCCGCGAATTACAAGTAGAGGTTGGCCAATTAGCAAAACAAGCAAATGGGGCTGCATTAATCCGTTATGGTGATACAGCAGTCTTATCAACTGCAACAGCATCAAAAACGCCAAAGCCATTAGATTTCTTCCCGTTAACTGTAAACTACGAAGAACGTCTTTATGCAGTTGGTAAAATTCCAGGTGGATTCATTAAACGTGAAGGACGTCCGTCTGAAAAAGCGACGTTAACAAGCCGTTTAATCGATCGTCCAATTCGTCCATTATTCCCAGACGGTTTCCGTAATGAAGTTCAAGTTATTTCGATGGTTATGTCTGTAGATCAAGATTGCCCATCTGAAATGGCTGCAATGTTCGGATCTTCATTAGCTCTTATGATTTCGGATATTCCTTTTGGCGGACCCATTGCTGGCGTAATCGTTGGATTGATCGACGGTCAGTATATTATTAACCCAACAAACGATCAGCTTGAGCAAAGCTCAATCAACTTAATCGTAGCTGGAACAAAAGATGCGATTAACATGGTTGAAGCAGGAGCAAAAGAAGTTTCTGAAGAAATCATTTTAGAAGCAATTATGTTCGGTCACGAAGAGATTAAGAAATTGATCGCTTTCCAAGAACAAATTGCTGAAGAAGTTGGTAAAGCAAAATCTGACATCAAACTATATGAATTGGATGCAGAATTGACATCATCTCTTAAAGACGCTGTTGAAACTGATTTGAACACAGCTGTTCAAATTAACGAAAAACAAGCGCGCAACGAAGCAATTGATGAAGTCAAAGCACGCGCTATGGCAGCATATGAGGAATCTGACGATGCTGTTAAAAAACAAGCAGGTCAAATTTTAGATAAAATGGTGAAAGATGAAGTTCGTCGCTTAATCACAGACGAAAAAATTCGTCCGGATGGCCGTGGACCTTCTGAAATCCGCCCATTGTCTTCTGAAGTTGGCATTTTGAATCGTACGCACGGTTCTGGTCTATTTACGCGTGGGCAAACGCAAGCGATGAGCATTTGTACGCTAGGTGCTTTAGGTGATGTTCAAATCATCGATGGTCTTGGGATTGAAGATACAAAACGCTTTATGCACCATTACAACTTCCCATTGTTCTCGGTTGGTGAAACTGGATTCCTTCGTGGACCAGGACGCCGAGAAATCGGTCACGGGGCACTTGGTGAGCGCGCATTAGAAGCTGTTATTCCAAATGAAAAAGATTTCCCTTACACAATTCGTCTTGTTGCAGAAGTACTTGAATCGAACGGTTCAACTTCACAAGCAAGTATTTGTGCTTCAACACTTGCAATGATGGATGCAGGTGTACCTTTGACAGCTCCAGTTGCAGGTATTGCAATGGGTCTAGTGAAAAAAGGCGATAACTATACTGTATTATCTGATATCCAAGGTATGGAAGATCATCTTGGCGATATGGACTTTAAAGTAGCGGGTACTGCAAAAGGCATTACTGCTCTTCAAATGGACATCAAGATTGACGGTCTTTCTCGTGAAATTTTAGAAGAAGCCTTGACTCAAGCTCAAATTGGCCGTATCCACATTTTAGAATCAATGTTGGCGACAATTGCTGAACCAAGAACAACTCTTTCTAAATACGCACCGAAAATCATTATGGTGAAGATCAACCCAGACAAGATCCGCGATGTTATTGGACCTGGTGGTAAAGTGATCAACAAAATCATTGATGAAACTGGCGTTAAAATTGATACTGAGCAAGACGGTACAATCTTTATTTCATCTGTTGATGAAGAAATGAACGCAAAAGCGAAAGCAATGATTGAAAATATCGTTCGCGAGGCGAAAGTCGGCGAATATTACGAAGGTAAAGTGAAACGTATCGAGAAGTTTGGCGCATTCGTTGAATTGTTCCCAGGTAAAGATGGACTGCTTCACATTTCTGAAATCCAAGAAGAACGGACAAAAGAAGTGGAAGACGTGCTGAAAATGGATCAAATCATCCAAGTCAAAGTAATTGAAATTGACCGTCAAGGCCGTGTAAACTTATCACGTAAAGTTGTTTTGAAAGAACAAAAAGAAGCAGCTGAAAAACAAAACCAAGAATAA
- the ribF gene encoding riboflavin biosynthesis protein RibF translates to MEIIHLNYPNHVKPDFETGPLSLALGFFDGVHKGHQRVIGEAIKKAEQQGIKSAVMTFDPHPSLVLGGRKEEVFYITPMQQKMDILEDMNVDYCFIIRFTSEFAKLTPEEFIEFFITGLNAKHVTAGFDFSFGCKGKGDMGLMKQMSEGRYGVTVADKLEEGDEKISSTRIRELLKQGETGKVCQLLGRPFRVLGTVVNGDKRGRTIGFPTANVEPELGAVVPSRGVYAVKIRVQGDVYNGVCNIGYKPTFNNPDVKKQVIEVHILEFDKSIYGEMVEVEWHDRIRDEQKFSGIDELKQQIQRDKVTAEQIFSRTN, encoded by the coding sequence ATGGAAATTATTCATTTAAACTATCCGAATCATGTGAAACCTGATTTTGAAACGGGTCCTTTATCATTGGCACTTGGATTTTTTGATGGGGTACATAAAGGTCACCAGCGCGTTATAGGTGAAGCCATTAAAAAAGCTGAACAACAAGGGATTAAATCAGCAGTGATGACTTTTGATCCGCATCCTTCACTGGTTCTCGGTGGAAGAAAAGAAGAAGTTTTCTATATAACTCCTATGCAGCAAAAAATGGATATTTTAGAAGACATGAATGTAGATTATTGCTTTATCATTCGATTTACTTCGGAGTTTGCCAAATTGACGCCAGAAGAATTTATCGAGTTTTTTATTACAGGTTTAAATGCAAAACATGTCACAGCTGGTTTTGACTTTTCATTTGGCTGTAAAGGAAAAGGCGATATGGGATTGATGAAACAGATGAGCGAAGGTCGTTATGGCGTTACGGTAGCTGATAAGTTAGAAGAAGGCGATGAAAAAATTAGCTCGACCCGCATTCGTGAATTGTTAAAGCAAGGCGAAACCGGGAAAGTATGTCAGTTGCTCGGACGACCTTTCCGAGTTTTAGGCACGGTTGTAAATGGTGACAAACGAGGACGGACAATTGGATTTCCAACAGCTAACGTAGAACCTGAACTTGGTGCAGTCGTGCCAAGTCGGGGCGTTTATGCGGTGAAAATTCGAGTGCAAGGCGACGTGTATAACGGAGTCTGCAATATTGGCTACAAACCAACATTTAATAATCCAGATGTCAAAAAACAAGTGATTGAAGTTCATATTCTTGAGTTTGACAAGTCAATTTACGGAGAAATGGTTGAAGTTGAATGGCATGACCGCATCCGCGATGAGCAAAAATTTTCAGGAATTGACGAGTTGAAACAACAAATACAGCGCGATAAAGTAACGGCTGAACAAATATTCAGTCGGACAAATTAA